From a region of the uncultured Desulfatiglans sp. genome:
- a CDS encoding putative Histidine kinase (Evidence 3 : Putative function from multiple computational evidences; Product type e : enzyme): protein MSAAWYFSQLDYICFVDGLVFLLLAFACIRADWQWGEKLGLPWRWLVLYGLLQAAASWLKMSALSLSEAGDFEMLHTGLTLISFVALAEFGRRSWSGLGARKFMTLAFASLLLATGGVSAAGWIELEASARYFLGVPGSALSGLVLWRVSRSLPGAHGIALKVAAVGMAGAGLAFGIAANERVSDLTAWPSFAIRPAIAGLPAELFRGLGTFLGGIGIWHCGSTGFFSKDGRAWHIRLALPFFLLVLISLSWYATDLRGRALDGRMREDILRQARGIAAAIPQEEVKALTFTLDDLDRPQFKRICNQMIAYGHLLENVRGIYSLAVRRGEMVFGPENYDPEDPMASPPGTVYREPSPEDWEAFRTGLPYTIGPFWDEYGAFVAALAPVLDPCSGEVLMLVGIDVTADRWQAMVGEVRHQMILAGMALACFFLGGLGLLQWRRFHPDRAMRVWLRHGETILAGVLGTGIALILGAAVHELELNRLRDEFVVKAELRAHWVTDVFRGIQRDLAKMKRFFEVSQYVDAQEFSAYVGPLVTASNVQAWQWIPIVPATGILAFETHMRLGGNPDFQVREKNATGAVVPAGKRETYYPLAYIASSADHASLLGFDFGSEPERMAAIEEALETGLPVATPAVEPLQLMGDELCIEAFERVQKPGYQRPSGLVACLLRPQGTVSTVFEPGEKSRLHVDFDLVEIRSGESRTTMVYPSEWAFGTPAVTTSDLFALNGLFHPLFLFGRTWAVVTRPTEAFLSGKRTWAGAAAFGSGLLLTAAVTMLIGFFRSRETTLERQVAERTSALHESRERLSLATRGTGLGVWDYRVREDRLEWDENMFALFGADREDFGGRLVDWISFLPTELRSEAVATFDSALAGGRDFYLEFPVRKTSGEMRHLVCTATVVPDASGRPSRVVGIHYDITERRRAEDALRESEETFRLVFENAPLGLFHYDIAGVITDCNDVFVGIIGSSREALTGLDMARLPDTRITAALGEALEGRLAIFEGDYRSYTADKVTSVRVFFAPIRDQAGKVKGGVGIVEDVSPRKKAEDALRESESRFRYMAEILPFPVSLISPTGRYEYVNPMFIEVFGYTLEDVPTGKDWLIRAYPDEGQRKRALEVWLQDIRQMGEYQVRPRTFNVFCKDGSSKKILFRPMTTKGGMQFIVYEDITERERAEAALRESEERYRTLFENSLDAIVVMEPPDWSCSSANRAALDMFRIEGLQQLVSRPLWELSPPTQPDGRESSAAAEEIVKQVLEEGGRLFEWTHQRDDGDLFPSTVLLTRMEQDGEVFLQATVRDISDYVRGEEERRLLEAQIQQTQKLESLGVLAGGIAHDFNNILMAVMGYAELALEMVSPQSAARSSLREIITAARRAAELCRQMLAYSGQASFSLEPTDLKELVEEMAHLLKTSISKKAILNLNIERGLPLVMADSSQIRQIVMNLIINASDAIGDRSGVIHVAVGASRCDERYLKRTELHETLMPGLYVHIEVSDTGCGMDAQTRSRIFEPFFSTKFTGRGLGLAAVLGIVRAHKGAIKVYSESNKGSRFRVLLPSMNGSEAGDASSAVEHGRMGWMGEGTILLVDDEESLRALGARMFERLGYSVLTAADGREALDIYRERGTEIDFVFLDLTMPHMDGAEAFGELRRLNPDVRVMIASGYSEEDVAARFAGKGLAGVLQPGFRVGSQRVAENGIKSERLDAGPKNACYYASE, encoded by the coding sequence GTGTCGGCAGCTTGGTATTTTTCGCAACTCGACTATATCTGTTTCGTAGACGGCCTTGTATTTCTTCTGCTGGCCTTTGCGTGCATCAGGGCGGATTGGCAGTGGGGCGAAAAGCTCGGGCTTCCCTGGCGATGGCTGGTGCTCTACGGCTTGCTGCAAGCTGCAGCGTCCTGGCTCAAGATGTCGGCGCTCAGCCTTTCCGAGGCCGGCGATTTCGAAATGCTTCATACCGGACTCACCCTGATTTCGTTCGTAGCCCTGGCGGAGTTCGGCAGGCGCTCTTGGAGCGGTCTCGGTGCCCGGAAATTCATGACGCTGGCTTTTGCGTCCTTGTTGCTGGCGACGGGTGGAGTGTCCGCGGCCGGGTGGATCGAGCTCGAGGCTTCAGCTCGTTATTTTCTCGGTGTTCCCGGCTCCGCGCTGAGCGGGCTTGTGTTGTGGCGCGTATCGAGGTCTTTGCCCGGCGCCCATGGCATCGCATTGAAGGTGGCGGCCGTGGGGATGGCGGGCGCCGGCCTCGCCTTCGGCATTGCCGCCAATGAACGGGTATCGGACCTGACCGCCTGGCCGTCTTTCGCGATCCGCCCGGCGATCGCCGGTTTGCCGGCCGAACTCTTCCGGGGGTTGGGCACCTTTCTGGGAGGCATTGGAATATGGCATTGCGGCTCGACCGGTTTTTTCTCGAAAGACGGGCGCGCCTGGCACATCAGGTTGGCGCTTCCGTTTTTCCTGCTGGTATTGATCTCTCTCAGCTGGTACGCCACTGACCTGAGGGGACGTGCTTTGGACGGCCGGATGCGGGAGGATATTCTGCGTCAGGCCAGAGGCATCGCAGCCGCTATTCCCCAGGAAGAGGTCAAAGCCCTTACGTTTACGCTCGATGACCTCGATCGACCCCAATTCAAGCGCATCTGCAATCAAATGATCGCTTACGGGCATTTGCTCGAAAATGTCCGGGGTATATACAGCCTGGCCGTCCGCAGGGGAGAGATGGTCTTCGGGCCTGAGAACTACGATCCGGAAGACCCTATGGCCTCACCACCCGGTACGGTCTATCGAGAACCGAGCCCTGAGGACTGGGAGGCTTTCCGGACGGGCCTTCCCTATACCATCGGCCCCTTCTGGGACGAATACGGTGCTTTTGTAGCCGCCCTTGCGCCGGTGTTGGACCCCTGCAGCGGCGAGGTGCTGATGCTGGTCGGGATCGATGTGACGGCGGACAGGTGGCAGGCGATGGTCGGCGAGGTCCGACATCAGATGATCCTGGCGGGAATGGCGCTTGCCTGTTTCTTCCTTGGGGGGTTGGGGCTTTTGCAGTGGCGGCGTTTTCACCCGGATCGGGCGATGAGGGTCTGGCTCAGACACGGGGAGACCATTCTGGCGGGGGTCCTTGGGACCGGCATCGCGCTCATTTTAGGAGCGGCGGTCCACGAACTGGAACTCAACAGGCTCCGGGATGAATTCGTTGTAAAGGCAGAGCTTCGGGCTCATTGGGTGACGGACGTCTTCAGGGGAATTCAGCGCGATCTGGCAAAAATGAAGCGTTTCTTCGAAGTGAGCCAATATGTGGATGCACAGGAATTTTCGGCCTATGTGGGGCCGCTGGTAACGGCATCCAACGTGCAGGCCTGGCAATGGATACCCATTGTGCCGGCGACGGGCATCCTGGCCTTCGAGACGCACATGCGCCTAGGAGGCAACCCCGATTTCCAGGTGAGGGAAAAGAACGCAACTGGGGCAGTGGTGCCGGCAGGCAAACGAGAAACTTACTATCCTCTCGCTTACATCGCTTCTTCTGCCGATCATGCATCTCTGCTGGGGTTTGATTTCGGAAGCGAACCGGAACGAATGGCGGCGATCGAAGAGGCGCTCGAAACCGGGTTGCCTGTGGCTACGCCTGCGGTCGAGCCCTTGCAATTGATGGGAGACGAGCTTTGTATCGAAGCATTCGAACGGGTCCAGAAACCCGGGTATCAACGGCCGTCCGGGCTGGTTGCCTGTCTGCTGCGCCCACAGGGAACGGTAAGTACGGTCTTCGAACCCGGCGAAAAAAGCCGCTTGCACGTCGATTTCGACCTTGTGGAGATCAGGAGCGGAGAGTCGCGGACAACGATGGTTTATCCCTCCGAGTGGGCTTTCGGAACCCCCGCTGTTACGACTTCGGACCTCTTTGCCCTTAACGGACTGTTCCATCCCCTCTTTCTTTTTGGTCGTACCTGGGCCGTTGTCACTCGACCGACAGAGGCCTTTTTGTCCGGAAAGCGAACCTGGGCAGGGGCTGCAGCCTTTGGATCGGGGCTCCTGTTGACGGCTGCGGTGACGATGTTGATCGGCTTCTTTCGCTCCCGCGAGACGACCCTCGAACGACAGGTGGCGGAACGAACCTCTGCGCTGCATGAGAGCCGTGAGCGCCTGTCCCTGGCCACCCGGGGCACCGGGCTGGGGGTCTGGGATTACCGGGTGAGGGAGGATCGCCTGGAGTGGGATGAGAATATGTTCGCGCTCTTCGGAGCAGACCGGGAGGATTTTGGGGGGCGTCTTGTCGACTGGATAAGTTTCCTGCCTACAGAGCTGCGTTCCGAGGCGGTTGCCACATTCGACAGCGCTCTTGCGGGTGGCAGGGATTTTTATCTCGAGTTCCCCGTCCGGAAAACCTCCGGCGAGATGCGTCATCTGGTCTGCACGGCCACAGTGGTGCCGGATGCATCCGGCCGGCCCTCGCGCGTCGTAGGTATCCATTACGATATCACTGAGCGCAGGCGTGCAGAAGACGCATTGAGAGAGAGTGAAGAGACCTTCAGGCTGGTCTTTGAAAACGCGCCGCTCGGACTGTTTCATTACGACATCGCCGGCGTGATTACGGACTGCAACGATGTCTTCGTCGGCATCATCGGATCGAGCCGCGAAGCATTGACGGGTCTCGATATGGCCCGGCTGCCCGATACCCGGATTACAGCTGCGCTCGGAGAGGCCCTGGAAGGCCGTTTGGCCATTTTCGAGGGGGACTATCGATCCTACACGGCTGATAAGGTGACATCGGTGCGCGTCTTTTTCGCGCCGATCAGGGATCAGGCGGGCAAGGTCAAGGGTGGCGTGGGCATTGTCGAAGATGTTTCGCCTCGCAAGAAGGCCGAGGATGCCTTGCGTGAGAGTGAATCCCGGTTTCGTTACATGGCCGAGATCCTGCCTTTCCCGGTTTCGCTCATCTCTCCGACCGGTCGTTATGAATATGTGAATCCGATGTTCATAGAGGTTTTCGGTTACACTCTGGAGGATGTGCCTACCGGGAAAGATTGGCTCATCAGGGCCTATCCGGATGAGGGGCAAAGAAAAAGGGCCCTCGAGGTTTGGCTGCAGGATATCCGCCAGATGGGGGAGTATCAGGTGCGGCCGAGGACGTTCAATGTGTTCTGCAAGGATGGCTCGAGCAAGAAGATTCTTTTTCGGCCCATGACCACAAAAGGAGGTATGCAGTTTATTGTCTATGAAGATATCACGGAGCGTGAACGGGCCGAGGCCGCCTTGCGTGAGAGCGAGGAGAGGTACCGGACCCTGTTCGAGAACTCACTCGATGCCATCGTGGTGATGGAGCCGCCGGACTGGAGCTGCAGTTCGGCGAACCGCGCGGCCCTCGATATGTTTAGGATAGAGGGCCTTCAGCAGTTGGTTTCCAGACCTCTTTGGGAGTTGTCTCCGCCTACGCAGCCCGATGGACGTGAATCTTCTGCGGCAGCGGAGGAGATCGTCAAACAGGTTCTGGAGGAGGGGGGCCGCCTCTTTGAATGGACGCATCAGCGGGACGATGGCGATCTGTTTCCTTCCACGGTCCTGCTTACGAGGATGGAACAGGACGGAGAGGTCTTTCTGCAGGCGACGGTCAGGGATATCTCCGATTACGTGCGCGGAGAGGAGGAGCGGCGTCTGCTCGAGGCGCAGATCCAGCAGACGCAGAAACTGGAAAGCCTCGGCGTTCTGGCCGGCGGCATTGCCCACGATTTCAACAATATCTTAATGGCGGTGATGGGGTACGCGGAACTCGCGCTGGAGATGGTTTCCCCTCAGTCGGCCGCACGCAGCAGCCTGCGTGAGATTATCACCGCCGCCCGCCGGGCTGCCGAGCTTTGCCGTCAGATGCTGGCCTATTCGGGGCAGGCCTCTTTCAGCCTCGAACCAACGGACCTGAAGGAGTTGGTCGAGGAAATGGCTCACCTCCTGAAGACCTCCATCTCCAAGAAGGCGATATTGAACCTGAACATCGAAAGAGGACTGCCGCTGGTCATGGCCGATTCAAGCCAGATCCGTCAGATCGTGATGAATCTGATCATCAATGCATCGGATGCCATTGGCGATCGGAGCGGGGTCATCCATGTCGCTGTCGGCGCCTCGCGCTGCGATGAAAGGTATCTCAAGAGGACTGAACTGCACGAAACGCTGATGCCTGGACTCTATGTGCACATCGAGGTTTCGGATACCGGGTGCGGTATGGATGCCCAAACCCGCTCCAGGATCTTCGAACCGTTCTTCAGCACCAAATTCACCGGCCGCGGATTGGGTTTGGCCGCCGTGCTCGGGATCGTCCGGGCCCACAAGGGGGCTATCAAGGTTTACAGTGAATCTAATAAAGGCTCGCGTTTCAGGGTGCTTCTGCCGTCCATGAATGGTTCGGAGGCGGGAGATGCTTCTTCAGCAGTGGAGCACGGGCGGATGGGGTGGATGGGAGAAGGGACGATTCTCCTGGTGGATGACGAGGAATCGTTGCGGGCGCTTGGGGCCAGGATGTTCGAGCGTCTCGGGTACTCGGTGCTCACCGCTGCAGACGGTCGTGAGGCGCTGGATATTTACAGGGAACGGGGAACTGAGATCGATTTTGTATTCCTGGACCTGACCATGCCCCACATGGATGGTGCTGAGGCCTTTGGTGAGCTGCGGCGTTTGAATCCGGATGTCCGCGTCATGATAGCCAGCGGGTACAGCGAAGAGGATGTGGCGGCGCGTTTCGCAGGCAAGGGGCTTGCGGGGGTGCTTCAACCTGGGTTCCGGGTGGGTAGTCAAAGGGTAGCCGAAAACGGCATTAAATCCGAACGGTTAGATGCAGGCCCGAAAAACGCGTGTTACTACGCCTCTGAATGA
- a CDS encoding Potassium channel protein, whose amino-acid sequence MKFFPSMLSYFVQREGAKRDLRQLIKFLLVLTGLVLVYSILFHFLMSYEGKDYSWITGIYWTLTVMTTLGFGDITFHTDLGRAFSIMVLLSGVIFLLTLLPFTFIKFFYAPWIEAESRNRAPKELPPETWHHVILTAYEPVTMALIEKLKNHRQDYVLIVDDLRRALELYDEGLRVGVGNIDDPETYRRMRVDHAALVVATHQDEINTNIAFTVRELNEHVPIITTADSPHSEDILQMAGSSRVLKLHDMLGRSLAAWTVGGDCRSTVIGRFGELILAEFSPFATPLAGKTLIESRIREEFGVSVAGVWERGHFSIPNAQSQLDPNSVLVLAGSEKNLAAFDDVYSFYHICRLTANPVLIIGGGRVGQTVAERFKEREMQYLIIEKNPRRVQEGESYVLGDAADIRTLERAWIEKAPAALLTTHDDATNIYLTKYLRSLRPDMRILSRSSLDRNVSTLHRAGADFVMSYASLGSTAIFNYLKNEDTLMLVEGLNVFRLQTPQILIGKNLAESKIREKTGCSLVAIKANGVMSINPDPLTPIQEDSELLFIGTHEGEKKLLEWVQG is encoded by the coding sequence GTGAAGTTCTTTCCGTCCATGCTGAGCTACTTCGTCCAGCGTGAGGGTGCCAAGCGCGACCTCCGCCAGTTGATCAAATTTCTGCTCGTCCTAACGGGCCTCGTCCTCGTCTACAGCATTTTGTTCCATTTTCTGATGTCCTACGAAGGAAAGGATTATTCATGGATCACCGGCATCTACTGGACGCTCACCGTGATGACCACCCTCGGTTTCGGCGACATCACGTTTCACACGGATCTGGGCCGCGCCTTCTCGATCATGGTCCTCCTTTCGGGGGTGATCTTCCTTTTGACCCTCCTGCCTTTCACCTTCATCAAGTTTTTCTATGCGCCTTGGATAGAGGCTGAATCACGAAACCGGGCCCCCAAAGAACTCCCGCCGGAGACCTGGCATCACGTGATCCTCACCGCGTATGAACCGGTGACGATGGCTCTCATCGAAAAACTGAAAAACCACCGACAAGACTATGTGCTGATCGTGGACGATCTGCGCCGCGCCCTGGAACTCTATGACGAGGGCCTCCGCGTGGGGGTCGGCAACATCGACGACCCGGAAACCTACCGCAGGATGCGCGTGGACCACGCCGCACTCGTCGTCGCAACCCATCAGGATGAAATCAACACGAACATCGCTTTTACTGTCAGGGAACTGAACGAACATGTCCCGATCATCACCACCGCCGATTCACCCCACTCGGAGGACATCCTGCAGATGGCCGGCAGTTCGAGGGTCCTCAAACTCCACGACATGCTGGGCCGTTCCCTTGCTGCATGGACGGTCGGCGGAGACTGCCGGTCGACTGTCATCGGCCGATTCGGTGAACTCATCCTGGCCGAATTCTCACCCTTTGCGACCCCCCTTGCCGGAAAAACCCTTATAGAAAGCCGCATCAGAGAGGAGTTCGGGGTGAGCGTAGCGGGAGTCTGGGAGCGCGGGCATTTCAGCATCCCGAACGCCCAGAGCCAGCTCGACCCGAACTCCGTTCTGGTCCTGGCCGGTTCGGAAAAGAACCTGGCCGCCTTCGACGATGTCTATTCCTTCTACCACATCTGCCGCCTCACCGCGAATCCGGTCCTGATCATCGGCGGAGGACGCGTGGGGCAGACCGTTGCAGAACGGTTCAAGGAAAGGGAAATGCAATACCTGATCATCGAAAAGAATCCGCGCAGGGTGCAGGAGGGAGAATCTTATGTCCTGGGAGACGCGGCGGATATCCGCACCTTGGAGAGGGCTTGGATCGAAAAGGCGCCCGCAGCCCTGTTGACCACCCATGACGACGCAACAAACATCTATTTGACGAAATACCTGCGGAGCCTTCGGCCGGATATGCGTATTCTCAGTCGTTCAAGCCTGGATCGCAATGTGTCCACCCTTCACCGTGCAGGTGCGGATTTCGTCATGTCTTACGCTTCCCTGGGCTCCACCGCCATCTTCAACTATCTCAAGAATGAAGATACCCTGATGCTGGTCGAGGGTCTGAACGTGTTCCGTCTGCAGACGCCGCAGATCCTGATCGGCAAGAATCTCGCCGAGTCGAAGATCCGTGAGAAAACAGGCTGTTCGCTCGTAGCCATCAAGGCCAACGGCGTCATGAGCATCAACCCGGATCCGCTGACCCCCATCCAGGAAGACTCGGAGCTGCTGTTCATCGGAACCCACGAGGGCGAAAAAAAACTGCTCGAATGGGTGCAGGGTTAG
- the furA gene encoding FurA encodes MVDPDERLRQIIQSLREHGHKITPQRVAVARILVGCDKHPSVEEICEELQHDFPGVSQATVYRAIMLIKSLGEALELAFPDGGSRYDGRRPYPHPHLICTRCKKILDSDLDTLSGLTQELAAESGFQISSYRLDFFGLCPDCQKKD; translated from the coding sequence GTGGTGGATCCCGACGAAAGGCTCCGGCAGATCATCCAAAGTCTCCGCGAACACGGGCACAAGATTACACCGCAGCGGGTCGCTGTTGCCCGTATCCTGGTTGGCTGCGACAAGCACCCTTCGGTCGAGGAAATTTGTGAAGAACTGCAGCATGATTTTCCCGGGGTGAGCCAGGCGACGGTTTATCGGGCGATCATGCTGATCAAGTCTCTCGGCGAGGCCCTCGAACTGGCGTTTCCCGATGGGGGCAGCCGCTATGACGGGAGACGCCCCTATCCGCATCCCCACCTGATCTGCACGCGATGCAAAAAGATCCTCGATTCGGACCTGGATACGCTGAGCGGTCTGACCCAGGAACTGGCGGCCGAAAGCGGTTTTCAAATCTCCTCCTATCGGCTGGATTTTTTTGGCCTCTGTCCGGATTGCCAGAAAAAGGATTGA
- a CDS encoding transposase, with protein MIVIILTCYVVYANHVDMFIRTTKRKNRDGSVVEYLQLAHNVRHPETRKPTAQIIHNFGRADLIDRDAMMRLCQSIARACGLELEVGGTAVPGRTSLEKTWPAELKLLGSRQLGPVLVAEALWERLGIGEALRKVAADANCQVPYERALFAMTANRLCEPRSKLGVWDRWLPTVHLPSCQGLKLDHFYEAMDLLHASAGEVEKTIFFNTANLFNLEVDVVFYDTTTASFEIDFEDAELVASAEGGEEDLSRPVSGLRKRGKSKNGTWNPQVVVALAVTREGFPVRSWVFPGNTADVTTIETVKQDLRGWQLNRCLFVADAGMNSEDNRKRLSLGGGKYLLAARAGSVKEIKDEVLTRGGRYKKVGDNLQVKEVEIGTGVLRRRYFVCFNPREAERQNLHRESVLEELRQELDRHRDWDATAKWAIELLASQRTRRYLGISKAGKIFIDTAKIEAARKHDGKWVLITNDDTLQAEDAATGYKNLLIIERCFRTMKSTQIHMTPMYHWLPRRIEAHIKICVLALLLQRVAEFMTGKTWGWLHHALAQFQATEFETPSHLFFRRNEPPEEVLSTLKTLKISIPKPILEIVNRHSEA; from the coding sequence GTGATCGTTATCATATTGACATGCTATGTGGTATATGCTAACCACGTAGATATGTTTATTCGAACGACCAAACGCAAAAATCGAGACGGCTCCGTGGTCGAGTACCTTCAGCTCGCGCATAACGTTCGCCATCCTGAGACGCGCAAACCGACCGCCCAGATCATTCATAATTTCGGGCGGGCTGACTTGATCGACCGTGATGCCATGATGCGCCTGTGCCAATCGATTGCGCGCGCCTGCGGGCTCGAGTTGGAAGTGGGCGGGACCGCCGTGCCGGGAAGAACCTCGCTTGAGAAAACGTGGCCAGCCGAGCTTAAACTCCTGGGTTCCCGGCAATTGGGCCCGGTGTTGGTCGCGGAGGCGTTGTGGGAGCGCCTGGGTATCGGAGAGGCGCTGCGCAAGGTTGCCGCAGATGCAAACTGTCAAGTCCCTTATGAGCGAGCGCTTTTTGCGATGACCGCCAACCGGCTTTGCGAACCGCGCAGCAAGCTGGGAGTGTGGGACCGGTGGCTCCCGACAGTCCATCTCCCGTCTTGCCAGGGACTGAAGCTTGACCACTTTTATGAAGCGATGGACCTGCTCCATGCAAGCGCGGGGGAGGTCGAAAAAACCATTTTCTTCAACACCGCCAACCTCTTCAACCTTGAGGTCGATGTGGTGTTCTACGATACGACCACGGCCTCTTTCGAGATCGACTTCGAAGATGCCGAGCTCGTCGCGAGCGCGGAGGGCGGCGAAGAGGATCTGTCCCGGCCCGTATCCGGCCTGCGCAAGCGCGGGAAATCCAAAAATGGGACGTGGAACCCTCAAGTGGTGGTGGCTCTGGCGGTCACCCGAGAGGGGTTTCCGGTCCGCTCCTGGGTGTTCCCGGGCAACACGGCGGATGTGACCACGATCGAAACGGTCAAACAAGATCTGAGGGGATGGCAGTTGAATCGCTGCCTCTTTGTCGCCGATGCTGGCATGAACTCTGAAGACAACCGCAAACGCCTGTCTCTGGGCGGAGGGAAATACCTCCTGGCGGCCAGGGCGGGGAGCGTCAAAGAGATCAAGGATGAGGTCTTGACCCGTGGGGGACGATACAAAAAGGTAGGGGACAATCTCCAGGTCAAAGAGGTCGAAATCGGCACCGGGGTCTTGCGCAGGCGTTACTTCGTCTGCTTCAACCCCAGGGAAGCGGAACGGCAGAATCTGCACCGGGAATCTGTCCTGGAAGAGCTGCGCCAGGAACTCGACCGGCACAGGGATTGGGATGCCACGGCCAAATGGGCGATCGAGCTGCTGGCCTCCCAACGCACCAGACGCTATCTGGGCATCAGCAAGGCCGGGAAAATCTTCATCGACACCGCCAAGATCGAAGCGGCCCGCAAGCATGACGGCAAATGGGTCCTCATCACCAATGATGACACCCTCCAGGCAGAGGATGCCGCCACAGGGTACAAAAACCTCCTGATCATCGAGCGCTGTTTCCGTACGATGAAGAGCACTCAGATCCATATGACTCCCATGTATCATTGGTTGCCGCGTCGAATTGAAGCGCATATCAAAATCTGTGTGCTGGCCCTGTTGCTCCAACGGGTAGCCGAGTTCATGACCGGCAAGACATGGGGGTGGCTCCATCATGCCTTGGCTCAGTTCCAGGCCACGGAATTCGAGACCCCCAGTCACCTATTCTTTCGACGCAATGAACCCCCGGAGGAGGTCCTGTCTACGCTGAAAACATTAAAGATTTCAATCCCTAAGCCGATTCTAGAAATTGTGAACCGTCATTCAGAGGCGTAG